One window of Elaeis guineensis isolate ETL-2024a chromosome 11, EG11, whole genome shotgun sequence genomic DNA carries:
- the LOC105036092 gene encoding putative cis-zeatin O-glucosyltransferase: MVPVEAKQAQEVAVVMVPFPAQGHLNQLLHLSLLLSTRGLTVHYAASPSHIRQAKSRLQGWQPASLHAIHFHDLPIPPFSTPPPDPNAATTFPSHLQPLWVSTLHLRSPLVSLLRSLSAVSRRLVVIYDPLVSFAAQETATLPNAEVYAFNSVSAFFHLSFRWSFQDESALPKPKHLETILNQSFDDCFTNEFLEFATMNRVLQDSVVAEGSLINTCRPIEGELVDLLAEDSFYSGKKKLFAIGPFNPVTTPQGDSGRRHACLEWLDKQPPASVVYVSFGTASTMPDEQINELAIGLRRSGQRFIWVLRDADVGDIYAECVESRERKLSPDYEREVEGVGMVVRGWAPQLEILAHPATGGFISHCGWNSCMESLSMGVPIMAWPMHSDQPGNTVLVTEYLKVGVVAREWDRRKEILPAGEIEESIKRVMVSEEGQEIRRRAKALGNAVREAASEGGSSRAELDSFVAHVTR; the protein is encoded by the coding sequence ATGGTCCCCGTAGAAGCAAAGCAGGCTCAGGAGGTGGCCGTGGTGATGGTGCCCTTCCCGGCCCAAGGCCACCTCAACCAGCTCCTCCacctctccctcctcctctccacccgcGGCCTCACCGTCCACTACGCCGCCTCCCCCTCCCACATCCGCCAGGCCAAGTCCCGCCTCCAGGGCTGGCAACCCGCATCCCTCCATGCCATCCACTTCCACGACCTCCCCATCCCTCCCTTCTCCACCCCTCCCCCGGACCCCAACGCCGCCACCACATTCCCCAGCCACCTGCAGCCCCTCTGGGTATCCActctccacctccgctctcctCTCGTCTCGCTGCTCCGCTCCCTCTCCGCCGTCTCCCGCCGCCTCGTCGTCATCTACGACCCCCTCGTCTCCTTCGCCGCCCAGGAGACCGCCACCCTCCCCAACGCCGAGGTCTATGCTTTTAATAGCGTCTCTGCCTTCTTCCACCTCTCCTTCAGGTGGTCATTCCAAGATGAGTCTGCCCTCCCAAAACCAAAGCATCTCGAAACCATCCTTAACCAGTCCTTCGACGACTGCTTCACCAACGAATTCCTAGAATTCGCTACCATGAACAGAGTCCTCCAAGACAGTGTCGTCGCAGAGGGCAGCCTCATCAACACTTGCCGCCCAATCGAGGGCGAGCTCGTCGACCTGCTAGCTGAAGACTCATTTTACAGTGGCAAGAAGAAACTATTTGCAATCGGCCCTTTCAATCCTGTCACTACTCCACAAGGAGACAGCGGTCGACGGCATGCATGCTTGGAGTGGCTCGACAAGCAGCCACCAGCATCGGTCGTGTACGTATCCTTCGGGACGGCGTCGACGATGCCGGATGAGCAGATAAACGAGCTGGCGATCGGGCTGCGGCGCAGCGGGCAGCGGTTCATATGGGTGTTGAGGGATGCCGACGTAGGAGATATATATGCTGAGTGCGTCGAGAGTCGAGAAAGGAAATTGTCGCCGGATTATGAACGGGAGGTGGAGGGGGTGGGGATGGTGGTGAGAGGGTGGGCGCCGCAGCTTGAGATCTTGGCCCACCCTGCGACGGGTGGGTTCATAAGCCACTGTGGGTGGAATTCATGCATGGAGAGCCTCAGCATGGGGGTGCCGATCATGGCGTGGCCGATGCACTCCGATCAGCCGGGGAACACGGTGCTGGTGACGGAGTATCTGAAGGTCGGGGTGGTAGCGAGGGAGTGGGATCGCCGGAAGGAGATTTTGCCAGCCGGAGAGATAGAGGAGTCGATCAAGAGAGTTATGGTGAGTGAAGAAGGGCAGGAGATTAGGAGGCGTGCTAAGGCCTTGGGTAATGCTGTTCGAGAGGCTGCATCAGAGGGTGGATCGTCTCGAGCCGAATTGGACTCTTTCGTTGCCCATGTTACCAGATGA